One window from the genome of Grus americana isolate bGruAme1 chromosome 14, bGruAme1.mat, whole genome shotgun sequence encodes:
- the PDLIM7 gene encoding PDZ and LIM domain protein 7 isoform X4: MGDMESYKVMLNGPAPWGFRLQGGKDFSMPLSISRLTPGGKAAQAGVGVGDWVLYIDGESTSSMTHIEAQNRIRACGDRLCLTLSRAQNHLGKPQKDSLPCSEPLKYNFAPSTALNKTARPFGAGSPPNPRPGLVTKPVTYTPLVPTCTPQHNGQVSVLDPSPGAAMKTESGLAPRTPAATPGPTSRPPWAVDPSFAERYAPDKTSTVVSKHSQPATPTPMQNRSSIVQAAQQAPEGPGRTPLCYKCNKVIRGRYLVALGHYYHPEEFTCCQCRKVLDEGGFFEEKGSIFCPKCYDTRYAPSCTKCKKKITGEVMHALKMTWHVQCFTCAACKTPIRNRAFYMEEGQPYCERDYEKMFGTKCRGCDFKIDAGDRFLEALGFSWHDTCFVCAICQTNLEGKTFYSKKDKPLCKSHAFSHV, encoded by the exons ATGGGCGACATGGAGTCCTACAAGGTGATGCTGAATGGGCCAGCGCCCTGGGGCttcaggctgcagggagggaaggatttCAGCATGCCGCTCTCCATCTCCAGG CTGACGCCGGGTGGGAAGGCGGCCCAGGCTGGCGTGGGAGTCGGCGACTGGGTGCTGTACATCGACGGGGAGAGCACCAGCTCCATGACGCACATCGAGGCCCAGAACAGGATCCGCGCCTGCGGGGACAGGCTCTGCCTCACCCTGAGCAG AGCCCAGAACCACCTGGGGAAGCCACAGAAG GACTCACTCCCCTGCTCTGAACCCCTGAAATATAACTTCGCTCCCAGCACCGCCCTGAACAAAACAGCTCGGCCCTTTGGGGCCGGCTCGCCTCCGAACCCACGGCCCGGGCTGGTGACGAAGCCTGTGACGTACACGCCCCTGGTGCCCACCTGCACCCCCCAGCACAATGG CCAGGTCTCCGTGCTGGATCCATCCCCTGGAGCAGCAATGAAGACTGAGTCGGGACTGG CCCCCAGGACCCCCGCTGCCACCCCTGGCCCTACCAGCCGCCCACCCTGGGCTGTGGACCCTTCATTCGCTGAGCGCTATGCCCCAGACAAGACGAGCACCGTGGTGAGCAAACACAGCCAGCCGGCCACACCGACCCCCATGCAGAACCGCAGCTCCATCGTGCAGGCAGCCCAGCAAGCCCCTGAAGGGCCCGGCCGCACGCCCCTCTGCTACAAGTGCAACAAGGTCATCAG gggACGCTACCTGGTGGCGCTGGGACATTATTACCACCCCGAGGAGTTCACCTGCTGCCAGTGCAGAAAGGTGCTGGATGAGGGTGGCTTCTTCGAGGAGAAAGGCTCCATCTTTTGCCCCAAGTGCTATGACACGCGCTACGCGCCCAGCTGCACCAAGTGCAAGAAGAAGATCACTGGG GAGGTCATGCATGCGCTGAAGATGACCTGGCACGTGCAGTGCTTCAcctgtgctgcctgcaaaaCTCCCATCCGCAACCGTGCCTTCTACATGGAGGAGGGACAGCCCTACTGTGAGAGAG ACTACGAGAAGATGTTTGGCACCAAGTGCCGTGGCTGCGACTTCAAGATTGACGCTGGGGACCGGTTTCTGGAGGCGCTGGGGTTCAGCTGGCATGACACTTGCTTCGTCTGTGCG ATCTGCCAGACCAACCTGGAAGGGAAAACATTCTACTCCAAGAAGGACAAACCGCTCTGCAAGAGCCACGCTTTCTCCCATGTGTGA
- the PDLIM7 gene encoding PDZ and LIM domain protein 7 isoform X1: protein MGDMESYKVMLNGPAPWGFRLQGGKDFSMPLSISRLTPGGKAAQAGVGVGDWVLYIDGESTSSMTHIEAQNRIRACGDRLCLTLSRAQNHLGKPQKVLSLDKQPPQPLEPPSTPVCDPVKLQLIEDAENWQPRTGTSQSRSFRKLARLTGTDSMEDHEDELVKKPRDAQGFGWGIWEQWQSMQMPEPPSTPTCDPGKLRLIEDAEDWQPRTGTSQSRSFRKLARLTGTDGMEDRKDELVKKPRDTRGSSWGMGEQRQPPQLLEPPSTPTCDPGKLRLIEDAEDWQPCTGTSQSRSFRKLARLMGTDGMEDHKDELVQKPRDTHGSSWGMGEPWQPPQLLEPPSTPTCDPGKLRLIEDAEDWQPRTGTSQSRSFRKLARLTGTDGMEDRKDELVKKPRDTHGSSWGMGEPWQPPQLLEPPSTPTCDPGKLRLIEDAEDWQPRTGTSQSRSFRKLARLTGTDGMEDHDDVFVKKPSQVSVLDPSPGAAMKTESGLAPRTPAATPGPTSRPPWAVDPSFAERYAPDKTSTVVSKHSQPATPTPMQNRSSIVQAAQQAPEGPGRTPLCYKCNKVIRGRYLVALGHYYHPEEFTCCQCRKVLDEGGFFEEKGSIFCPKCYDTRYAPSCTKCKKKITGEVMHALKMTWHVQCFTCAACKTPIRNRAFYMEEGQPYCERDYEKMFGTKCRGCDFKIDAGDRFLEALGFSWHDTCFVCAICQTNLEGKTFYSKKDKPLCKSHAFSHV, encoded by the exons ATGGGCGACATGGAGTCCTACAAGGTGATGCTGAATGGGCCAGCGCCCTGGGGCttcaggctgcagggagggaaggatttCAGCATGCCGCTCTCCATCTCCAGG CTGACGCCGGGTGGGAAGGCGGCCCAGGCTGGCGTGGGAGTCGGCGACTGGGTGCTGTACATCGACGGGGAGAGCACCAGCTCCATGACGCACATCGAGGCCCAGAACAGGATCCGCGCCTGCGGGGACAGGCTCTGCCTCACCCTGAGCAG AGCCCAGAACCACCTGGGGAAGCCACAGAAG GTGCTGAGCCTTGACAA GCAGCCCCCGCAGCCACTggagccccccagcacccccgtGTGCGACCCTGTGAAGTTACAGCTGATAGAGGATGCTGAGAACTGGCAGCCCCGCACTGGGACCTCCCAGTCCCGCTCCTTCCGCAAACTGGCCCGGCTGACGGGAACAGACAGCA TGGAGGATCATGAGGATGAGCTTGTTAAAAAGCCCAG GGATGCCCAGGGGTTTGGCTGGGGCATATGGGAGCAGTG GCAGTCCATGCAGATGCCggagccccccagcacccccacgTGCGACCCCGGGAAGTTGCGGCTGATAGAGGACGCTGAGGACTGGCAGCCCCGCACCGGGACCTCCCAGTCCCGCTCCTTCCGCAAACTGGCCCGGCTGACGGGCACAGACGGCA TGGAGGATCGTAAGGATGAGCTTGTTAAAAAGCCCAG GGATACCCGTGGGTCCAGCTGGGGCATGGGGGAGCAGCG GCAGcccccacagctgctggagccccccagcacccccacgTGTGACCCCGGGAAGTTGCGGCTGATCGAGGACGCTGAGGACTGGCAGCCCTGCACCGGGACCTCCCAGTCCCGCTCCTTCCGCAAACTGGCCCGGCTGATGGGCACAGACGGCA TGGAGGATCATAAGGATGAGCTTGTTCAAAAGCCCAG GGATACCCATGGGTCCAGCTGGGGCATGGGGGAGCCATG GCAGcccccacagctgctggagccccccagcacccccacgTGCGACCCCGGGAAGTTGCGGCTGATAGAGGACGCTGAGGATTGGCAGCCCCGCACCGGGACCTCCCAGTCCCGCTCCTTCCGCAAACTGGCCCGGCTGACGGGCACAGACGGCA TGGAGGATCGTAAGGATGAGCTTGTTAAAAAGCCCAG GGATACCCATGGGTCCAGCTGGGGCATGGGGGAGCCATG GCAGcccccacagctgctggagccccccagcacccccacgTGCGACCCCGGGAAGTTGCGGCTGATCGAGGACGCTGAGGACTGGCAGCCCCGCACCGGGACCTCCCAGTCCCGCTCCTTCCGCAAACTGGCCCGGCTGACGGGCACAGACGGCA TGGAGGATCATGATGATGTGTTTGTTAAAAAGCCCAG CCAGGTCTCCGTGCTGGATCCATCCCCTGGAGCAGCAATGAAGACTGAGTCGGGACTGG CCCCCAGGACCCCCGCTGCCACCCCTGGCCCTACCAGCCGCCCACCCTGGGCTGTGGACCCTTCATTCGCTGAGCGCTATGCCCCAGACAAGACGAGCACCGTGGTGAGCAAACACAGCCAGCCGGCCACACCGACCCCCATGCAGAACCGCAGCTCCATCGTGCAGGCAGCCCAGCAAGCCCCTGAAGGGCCCGGCCGCACGCCCCTCTGCTACAAGTGCAACAAGGTCATCAG gggACGCTACCTGGTGGCGCTGGGACATTATTACCACCCCGAGGAGTTCACCTGCTGCCAGTGCAGAAAGGTGCTGGATGAGGGTGGCTTCTTCGAGGAGAAAGGCTCCATCTTTTGCCCCAAGTGCTATGACACGCGCTACGCGCCCAGCTGCACCAAGTGCAAGAAGAAGATCACTGGG GAGGTCATGCATGCGCTGAAGATGACCTGGCACGTGCAGTGCTTCAcctgtgctgcctgcaaaaCTCCCATCCGCAACCGTGCCTTCTACATGGAGGAGGGACAGCCCTACTGTGAGAGAG ACTACGAGAAGATGTTTGGCACCAAGTGCCGTGGCTGCGACTTCAAGATTGACGCTGGGGACCGGTTTCTGGAGGCGCTGGGGTTCAGCTGGCATGACACTTGCTTCGTCTGTGCG ATCTGCCAGACCAACCTGGAAGGGAAAACATTCTACTCCAAGAAGGACAAACCGCTCTGCAAGAGCCACGCTTTCTCCCATGTGTGA
- the PDLIM7 gene encoding PDZ and LIM domain protein 7 isoform X3, with translation MGDMESYKVMLNGPAPWGFRLQGGKDFSMPLSISRLTPGGKAAQAGVGVGDWVLYIDGESTSSMTHIEAQNRIRACGDRLCLTLSRAQNHLGKPQKVLSLDKQPPQPLEPPSTPVCDPVKLQLIEDAENWQPRTGTSQSRSFRKLARLTGTDSMEDHEDELVKKPSQVSVLDPSPGAAMKTESGLAPRTPAATPGPTSRPPWAVDPSFAERYAPDKTSTVVSKHSQPATPTPMQNRSSIVQAAQQAPEGPGRTPLCYKCNKVIRGRYLVALGHYYHPEEFTCCQCRKVLDEGGFFEEKGSIFCPKCYDTRYAPSCTKCKKKITGEVMHALKMTWHVQCFTCAACKTPIRNRAFYMEEGQPYCERDYEKMFGTKCRGCDFKIDAGDRFLEALGFSWHDTCFVCAICQTNLEGKTFYSKKDKPLCKSHAFSHV, from the exons ATGGGCGACATGGAGTCCTACAAGGTGATGCTGAATGGGCCAGCGCCCTGGGGCttcaggctgcagggagggaaggatttCAGCATGCCGCTCTCCATCTCCAGG CTGACGCCGGGTGGGAAGGCGGCCCAGGCTGGCGTGGGAGTCGGCGACTGGGTGCTGTACATCGACGGGGAGAGCACCAGCTCCATGACGCACATCGAGGCCCAGAACAGGATCCGCGCCTGCGGGGACAGGCTCTGCCTCACCCTGAGCAG AGCCCAGAACCACCTGGGGAAGCCACAGAAG GTGCTGAGCCTTGACAA GCAGCCCCCGCAGCCACTggagccccccagcacccccgtGTGCGACCCTGTGAAGTTACAGCTGATAGAGGATGCTGAGAACTGGCAGCCCCGCACTGGGACCTCCCAGTCCCGCTCCTTCCGCAAACTGGCCCGGCTGACGGGAACAGACAGCA TGGAGGATCATGAGGATGAGCTTGTTAAAAAGCCCAG CCAGGTCTCCGTGCTGGATCCATCCCCTGGAGCAGCAATGAAGACTGAGTCGGGACTGG CCCCCAGGACCCCCGCTGCCACCCCTGGCCCTACCAGCCGCCCACCCTGGGCTGTGGACCCTTCATTCGCTGAGCGCTATGCCCCAGACAAGACGAGCACCGTGGTGAGCAAACACAGCCAGCCGGCCACACCGACCCCCATGCAGAACCGCAGCTCCATCGTGCAGGCAGCCCAGCAAGCCCCTGAAGGGCCCGGCCGCACGCCCCTCTGCTACAAGTGCAACAAGGTCATCAG gggACGCTACCTGGTGGCGCTGGGACATTATTACCACCCCGAGGAGTTCACCTGCTGCCAGTGCAGAAAGGTGCTGGATGAGGGTGGCTTCTTCGAGGAGAAAGGCTCCATCTTTTGCCCCAAGTGCTATGACACGCGCTACGCGCCCAGCTGCACCAAGTGCAAGAAGAAGATCACTGGG GAGGTCATGCATGCGCTGAAGATGACCTGGCACGTGCAGTGCTTCAcctgtgctgcctgcaaaaCTCCCATCCGCAACCGTGCCTTCTACATGGAGGAGGGACAGCCCTACTGTGAGAGAG ACTACGAGAAGATGTTTGGCACCAAGTGCCGTGGCTGCGACTTCAAGATTGACGCTGGGGACCGGTTTCTGGAGGCGCTGGGGTTCAGCTGGCATGACACTTGCTTCGTCTGTGCG ATCTGCCAGACCAACCTGGAAGGGAAAACATTCTACTCCAAGAAGGACAAACCGCTCTGCAAGAGCCACGCTTTCTCCCATGTGTGA
- the PDLIM7 gene encoding PDZ and LIM domain protein 7 isoform X7, giving the protein MGDMESYKVMLNGPAPWGFRLQGGKDFSMPLSISRLTPGGKAAQAGVGVGDWVLYIDGESTSSMTHIEAQNRIRACGDRLCLTLSRAQNHLGKPQKVSVLDPSPGAAMKTESGLAPRTPAATPGPTSRPPWAVDPSFAERYAPDKTSTVVSKHSQPATPTPMQNRSSIVQAAQQAPEGPGRTPLCYKCNKVIRGRYLVALGHYYHPEEFTCCQCRKVLDEGGFFEEKGSIFCPKCYDTRYAPSCTKCKKKITGEVMHALKMTWHVQCFTCAACKTPIRNRAFYMEEGQPYCERDYEKMFGTKCRGCDFKIDAGDRFLEALGFSWHDTCFVCAICQTNLEGKTFYSKKDKPLCKSHAFSHV; this is encoded by the exons ATGGGCGACATGGAGTCCTACAAGGTGATGCTGAATGGGCCAGCGCCCTGGGGCttcaggctgcagggagggaaggatttCAGCATGCCGCTCTCCATCTCCAGG CTGACGCCGGGTGGGAAGGCGGCCCAGGCTGGCGTGGGAGTCGGCGACTGGGTGCTGTACATCGACGGGGAGAGCACCAGCTCCATGACGCACATCGAGGCCCAGAACAGGATCCGCGCCTGCGGGGACAGGCTCTGCCTCACCCTGAGCAG AGCCCAGAACCACCTGGGGAAGCCACAGAAG GTCTCCGTGCTGGATCCATCCCCTGGAGCAGCAATGAAGACTGAGTCGGGACTGG CCCCCAGGACCCCCGCTGCCACCCCTGGCCCTACCAGCCGCCCACCCTGGGCTGTGGACCCTTCATTCGCTGAGCGCTATGCCCCAGACAAGACGAGCACCGTGGTGAGCAAACACAGCCAGCCGGCCACACCGACCCCCATGCAGAACCGCAGCTCCATCGTGCAGGCAGCCCAGCAAGCCCCTGAAGGGCCCGGCCGCACGCCCCTCTGCTACAAGTGCAACAAGGTCATCAG gggACGCTACCTGGTGGCGCTGGGACATTATTACCACCCCGAGGAGTTCACCTGCTGCCAGTGCAGAAAGGTGCTGGATGAGGGTGGCTTCTTCGAGGAGAAAGGCTCCATCTTTTGCCCCAAGTGCTATGACACGCGCTACGCGCCCAGCTGCACCAAGTGCAAGAAGAAGATCACTGGG GAGGTCATGCATGCGCTGAAGATGACCTGGCACGTGCAGTGCTTCAcctgtgctgcctgcaaaaCTCCCATCCGCAACCGTGCCTTCTACATGGAGGAGGGACAGCCCTACTGTGAGAGAG ACTACGAGAAGATGTTTGGCACCAAGTGCCGTGGCTGCGACTTCAAGATTGACGCTGGGGACCGGTTTCTGGAGGCGCTGGGGTTCAGCTGGCATGACACTTGCTTCGTCTGTGCG ATCTGCCAGACCAACCTGGAAGGGAAAACATTCTACTCCAAGAAGGACAAACCGCTCTGCAAGAGCCACGCTTTCTCCCATGTGTGA
- the PDLIM7 gene encoding PDZ and LIM domain protein 7 isoform X6: MGDMESYKVMLNGPAPWGFRLQGGKDFSMPLSISRLTPGGKAAQAGVGVGDWVLYIDGESTSSMTHIEAQNRIRACGDRLCLTLSRAQNHLGKPQKVLSLDKQPPQPLEPPSTPVCDPVKLQLIEDAENWQPRTGTSQSRSFRKLARLTGTDSMEDHEDELVKKPRDAQGFGWGIWEQWQSMQMPEPPSTPTCDPGKLRLIEDAEDWQPRTGTSQSRSFRKLARLTGTDGMEDRKDELVKKPRDTRGSSWGMGEQRQPPQLLEPPSTPTCDPGKLRLIEDAEDWQPCTGTSQSRSFRKLARLMGTDGMEDHKDELVQKPSGAVPHWAIPMPSVLGRTCWHRAEETKLQRGVPDTVGIPMGPAGAWGSHGECWGLARESVCARAPLGALPCTKAGSVLGAS, from the exons ATGGGCGACATGGAGTCCTACAAGGTGATGCTGAATGGGCCAGCGCCCTGGGGCttcaggctgcagggagggaaggatttCAGCATGCCGCTCTCCATCTCCAGG CTGACGCCGGGTGGGAAGGCGGCCCAGGCTGGCGTGGGAGTCGGCGACTGGGTGCTGTACATCGACGGGGAGAGCACCAGCTCCATGACGCACATCGAGGCCCAGAACAGGATCCGCGCCTGCGGGGACAGGCTCTGCCTCACCCTGAGCAG AGCCCAGAACCACCTGGGGAAGCCACAGAAG GTGCTGAGCCTTGACAA GCAGCCCCCGCAGCCACTggagccccccagcacccccgtGTGCGACCCTGTGAAGTTACAGCTGATAGAGGATGCTGAGAACTGGCAGCCCCGCACTGGGACCTCCCAGTCCCGCTCCTTCCGCAAACTGGCCCGGCTGACGGGAACAGACAGCA TGGAGGATCATGAGGATGAGCTTGTTAAAAAGCCCAG GGATGCCCAGGGGTTTGGCTGGGGCATATGGGAGCAGTG GCAGTCCATGCAGATGCCggagccccccagcacccccacgTGCGACCCCGGGAAGTTGCGGCTGATAGAGGACGCTGAGGACTGGCAGCCCCGCACCGGGACCTCCCAGTCCCGCTCCTTCCGCAAACTGGCCCGGCTGACGGGCACAGACGGCA TGGAGGATCGTAAGGATGAGCTTGTTAAAAAGCCCAG GGATACCCGTGGGTCCAGCTGGGGCATGGGGGAGCAGCG GCAGcccccacagctgctggagccccccagcacccccacgTGTGACCCCGGGAAGTTGCGGCTGATCGAGGACGCTGAGGACTGGCAGCCCTGCACCGGGACCTCCCAGTCCCGCTCCTTCCGCAAACTGGCCCGGCTGATGGGCACAGACGGCA TGGAGGATCATAAGGATGAGCTTGTTCAAAAGCCCAG CGGGGCTGTCCCACACTGGGCTATCCCCATGCCAAGTGTGCTGGGCAGGACCTGCTGGCACCGAGCTGAGGAGACCAAGCTGCAGCGAGGTGTCCCGGACACAGTGG GGATACCCATGGGTCCAGCTGGGGCATGGGGGAGCCATGGTGAGTGCTGGGGTCTGGCAAGGGAGTCagtgtgtgcgagggccccttTGGGAGCGCTTCCATGTACCAAAGCAGGGTCCGTGCTTGGTGCCAGCTGA
- the PDLIM7 gene encoding PDZ and LIM domain protein 7 isoform X2 has translation MSLFKSPAGLSHTGLSPCQVCWAGPAGTELRRPSCSEVSRTQWGYPWVQLGHGGAMVSAGVWQGSQCVRGPLWERFHVPKQGPCLVPAERLPSVTRRQPPQLLEPPSTPTCDPGKLRLIEDAEDWQPRTGTSQSRSFRKLARLTGTDGMEDRKDELVKKPRDTHGSSWGMGEPWQPPQLLEPPSTPTCDPGKLRLIEDAEDWQPRTGTSQSRSFRKLARLTGTDGMEDHDDVFVKKPSQVSVLDPSPGAAMKTESGLAPRTPAATPGPTSRPPWAVDPSFAERYAPDKTSTVVSKHSQPATPTPMQNRSSIVQAAQQAPEGPGRTPLCYKCNKVIRGRYLVALGHYYHPEEFTCCQCRKVLDEGGFFEEKGSIFCPKCYDTRYAPSCTKCKKKITGEVMHALKMTWHVQCFTCAACKTPIRNRAFYMEEGQPYCERDYEKMFGTKCRGCDFKIDAGDRFLEALGFSWHDTCFVCAICQTNLEGKTFYSKKDKPLCKSHAFSHV, from the exons ATGAGCTTGTTCAAAAGCCCAG CGGGGCTGTCCCACACTGGGCTATCCCCATGCCAAGTGTGCTGGGCAGGACCTGCTGGCACCGAGCTGAGGAGACCAAGCTGCAGCGAGGTGTCCCGGACACAGTGG GGATACCCATGGGTCCAGCTGGGGCATGGGGGAGCCATGGTGAGTGCTGGGGTCTGGCAAGGGAGTCagtgtgtgcgagggccccttTGGGAGCGCTTCCATGTACCAAAGCAGGGTCCGTGCTTGGTGCCAGCTGAGCGCCTACCCTCTGTCACTCGCAGGCAGcccccacagctgctggagccccccagcacccccacgTGCGACCCCGGGAAGTTGCGGCTGATAGAGGACGCTGAGGATTGGCAGCCCCGCACCGGGACCTCCCAGTCCCGCTCCTTCCGCAAACTGGCCCGGCTGACGGGCACAGACGGCA TGGAGGATCGTAAGGATGAGCTTGTTAAAAAGCCCAG GGATACCCATGGGTCCAGCTGGGGCATGGGGGAGCCATG GCAGcccccacagctgctggagccccccagcacccccacgTGCGACCCCGGGAAGTTGCGGCTGATCGAGGACGCTGAGGACTGGCAGCCCCGCACCGGGACCTCCCAGTCCCGCTCCTTCCGCAAACTGGCCCGGCTGACGGGCACAGACGGCA TGGAGGATCATGATGATGTGTTTGTTAAAAAGCCCAG CCAGGTCTCCGTGCTGGATCCATCCCCTGGAGCAGCAATGAAGACTGAGTCGGGACTGG CCCCCAGGACCCCCGCTGCCACCCCTGGCCCTACCAGCCGCCCACCCTGGGCTGTGGACCCTTCATTCGCTGAGCGCTATGCCCCAGACAAGACGAGCACCGTGGTGAGCAAACACAGCCAGCCGGCCACACCGACCCCCATGCAGAACCGCAGCTCCATCGTGCAGGCAGCCCAGCAAGCCCCTGAAGGGCCCGGCCGCACGCCCCTCTGCTACAAGTGCAACAAGGTCATCAG gggACGCTACCTGGTGGCGCTGGGACATTATTACCACCCCGAGGAGTTCACCTGCTGCCAGTGCAGAAAGGTGCTGGATGAGGGTGGCTTCTTCGAGGAGAAAGGCTCCATCTTTTGCCCCAAGTGCTATGACACGCGCTACGCGCCCAGCTGCACCAAGTGCAAGAAGAAGATCACTGGG GAGGTCATGCATGCGCTGAAGATGACCTGGCACGTGCAGTGCTTCAcctgtgctgcctgcaaaaCTCCCATCCGCAACCGTGCCTTCTACATGGAGGAGGGACAGCCCTACTGTGAGAGAG ACTACGAGAAGATGTTTGGCACCAAGTGCCGTGGCTGCGACTTCAAGATTGACGCTGGGGACCGGTTTCTGGAGGCGCTGGGGTTCAGCTGGCATGACACTTGCTTCGTCTGTGCG ATCTGCCAGACCAACCTGGAAGGGAAAACATTCTACTCCAAGAAGGACAAACCGCTCTGCAAGAGCCACGCTTTCTCCCATGTGTGA
- the PDLIM7 gene encoding PDZ and LIM domain protein 7 isoform X5 produces MGEPWQPPQLLEPPSTPTCDPGKLRLIEDAEDWQPRTGTSQSRSFRKLARLTGTDGMEDRKDELVKKPRDTHGSSWGMGEPWQPPQLLEPPSTPTCDPGKLRLIEDAEDWQPRTGTSQSRSFRKLARLTGTDGMEDHDDVFVKKPSQVSVLDPSPGAAMKTESGLAPRTPAATPGPTSRPPWAVDPSFAERYAPDKTSTVVSKHSQPATPTPMQNRSSIVQAAQQAPEGPGRTPLCYKCNKVIRGRYLVALGHYYHPEEFTCCQCRKVLDEGGFFEEKGSIFCPKCYDTRYAPSCTKCKKKITGEVMHALKMTWHVQCFTCAACKTPIRNRAFYMEEGQPYCERDYEKMFGTKCRGCDFKIDAGDRFLEALGFSWHDTCFVCAICQTNLEGKTFYSKKDKPLCKSHAFSHV; encoded by the exons ATGGGGGAGCCATG GCAGcccccacagctgctggagccccccagcacccccacgTGCGACCCCGGGAAGTTGCGGCTGATAGAGGACGCTGAGGATTGGCAGCCCCGCACCGGGACCTCCCAGTCCCGCTCCTTCCGCAAACTGGCCCGGCTGACGGGCACAGACGGCA TGGAGGATCGTAAGGATGAGCTTGTTAAAAAGCCCAG GGATACCCATGGGTCCAGCTGGGGCATGGGGGAGCCATG GCAGcccccacagctgctggagccccccagcacccccacgTGCGACCCCGGGAAGTTGCGGCTGATCGAGGACGCTGAGGACTGGCAGCCCCGCACCGGGACCTCCCAGTCCCGCTCCTTCCGCAAACTGGCCCGGCTGACGGGCACAGACGGCA TGGAGGATCATGATGATGTGTTTGTTAAAAAGCCCAG CCAGGTCTCCGTGCTGGATCCATCCCCTGGAGCAGCAATGAAGACTGAGTCGGGACTGG CCCCCAGGACCCCCGCTGCCACCCCTGGCCCTACCAGCCGCCCACCCTGGGCTGTGGACCCTTCATTCGCTGAGCGCTATGCCCCAGACAAGACGAGCACCGTGGTGAGCAAACACAGCCAGCCGGCCACACCGACCCCCATGCAGAACCGCAGCTCCATCGTGCAGGCAGCCCAGCAAGCCCCTGAAGGGCCCGGCCGCACGCCCCTCTGCTACAAGTGCAACAAGGTCATCAG gggACGCTACCTGGTGGCGCTGGGACATTATTACCACCCCGAGGAGTTCACCTGCTGCCAGTGCAGAAAGGTGCTGGATGAGGGTGGCTTCTTCGAGGAGAAAGGCTCCATCTTTTGCCCCAAGTGCTATGACACGCGCTACGCGCCCAGCTGCACCAAGTGCAAGAAGAAGATCACTGGG GAGGTCATGCATGCGCTGAAGATGACCTGGCACGTGCAGTGCTTCAcctgtgctgcctgcaaaaCTCCCATCCGCAACCGTGCCTTCTACATGGAGGAGGGACAGCCCTACTGTGAGAGAG ACTACGAGAAGATGTTTGGCACCAAGTGCCGTGGCTGCGACTTCAAGATTGACGCTGGGGACCGGTTTCTGGAGGCGCTGGGGTTCAGCTGGCATGACACTTGCTTCGTCTGTGCG ATCTGCCAGACCAACCTGGAAGGGAAAACATTCTACTCCAAGAAGGACAAACCGCTCTGCAAGAGCCACGCTTTCTCCCATGTGTGA